The DNA region NNNNNgaaagggtcctggcggacaatcagttccgaagggagctgacgggcacgcagccatgtggaagaagaaatctatattctgggagctagaatattggaaagtcctagaagtccgctctgcaatcgacgtgatgcacgttacgaagaatatttgcgtgaacctcctaagcttcttgggcgtgtatgggaagacaaatgatacaaaggaagcacgacaggaccagcaacgtttgaaagaccctgatgaccggcatccggaatggtttcaaggtcgtgccagctacgctctgaccaaagaagagaaggtcatcttttttgaatgcctgagcagtatgaaggtcccgtctggattcttgtccaatataaagggaataataaacatggcggagaaaaagttccaaaacctgaagtctcacgactgccacgtgattatgacgcaattgcttccgattgctttgagggggctcctgccagaaaatgttcgagtagccattgtgaagctatgtgcattcctcaatgcaatctctcagaaggtaatcaatccagaagatctaccacggttacagaacgatgtgatccaatgtcttgtcagtttcgagttggtgttcccgccatccttcttcaatattatgacgcacctcttggttcacctagtcgaagagattttcattctcggtcctgtatttctacacaatatgttccccttcgagaggttcatgggagtattaaagaaatatgttcgtaaccgtgctaggccagaaggaagcatcgccaagggctatggaaattaggaggtaattgagttttgtgttgactttgttcctgaccttaagccgattggtcttcctcgatcgcggcacgaggggagactaagtggaagaggcacgatcggaaggaaatcaacgacatgtatggacggccattctctgactgaagcacaccacactgtactgaccaattctagcttggtggctccgtactttgagaaacacaagaatattttacgctcggacaacccggggaagcctgaatcctggattaggaaggcccacatggagactttcggcagttggttgagaaaacatttaatgaatgacaatgatgttgtagatcagctgtacatgttggccaagacaccatcttcgactataacgactttccaagggtacgagataaatgagaatacattttacacgatcgcccaagataaaaagagcaccaaccaaaacagtggtgtccgctttgatgcagcaaccgagaatgggcaaaaggtcacatattatggttacatagaggagatatgggaacttgattatgggccctcctttaaggtccctttgttccggtgcaaatggttcaagctaacaggaggtggggtaaaggtggaccagcaatacggaatgacaatggtggatttcaacaatcttggttaccttgacgaaccattcgtcctagcgaaagatgtcgctcagattttctatgtgaaggacatgagtagcaaaccgaggaaacggaaagataagaaaacgatcagtacatcatgcgatgatccaaagcgccacattgttctttcagggaaaagaaacatcgtgggagtggaggacaagacagacatgtcagaagattataatatgtttgctgaaattccgcccttcaaagtgaacaccgacccaagcattaagttaaatgatgaggatgctccatggatacggcacaatcgtaagcaagcagggacacaagggaagaaatgatgtgtaataatttactttaccaaactttgttgaatggatcatgtgaattatattacccgtgatgtgtttggtgtccattttcgaatgattcgagataccactgatgatacatgaaatttggagtgatttagtcatactcctgcctgcgtataatatgcatactcgtagtcttcatagccgccgccgttgtactggtagtcgtcgccttctaagttgccgccgtcgtcgtcgctgctgtcgtcgctatcgtactcctgcctaggcgtataaaattttgaattaaattagttttatttttctgaattttttgatatattatttgtatttttaacattttgaattgaattagttttatttttcttaatttttttatNNNNNNNNNNNNNNNNNNNNNNNNNNNNNNNNNNNNNNNNNNNNNNNNNNNNNNNNNNNNNNNNNNNNNNNNNNNNNNNNNNNNNNNNNNNNNNNNNNNNNNNNNNNNNNNNNNNNNNNNNNNNNNNNNNNNNNNNNNNNNNNNNNNNNNNNNNNNNNNNNNNNNNNNNNNNNNNNNNNNNNNNNNNNNNNNNNNNNNNNNNNNNNNNNNNNNNNNNNNNNNNNNNNNNNNNNNNNNNNNNNNNNNNNNNNNNNNNNNNNNNNNNNNNNNNNNNNNNNNNNNNNNNNNNNNNNNNNNNNNNNNNNNNNNNNNNNNNNNNNNNNNNNNNNNNNNNNNNNNNNNNNNNNNNNNNNNNNNNNNNNNNNNNNNNNNNNNNNNNNNNNNNNNNNNNNNNNNNNNNNNNNNNNNNNNNNNNNNNNNNNNNNNNNNNNNNNNNNNNNNNNNNNNNNNNNNNNNNNNNNNNNNNNNNNNNNNNNNNNNNNNNNNNNNNNNNNNNNNNNNNNNNNNNNNNNNNNNNNNNNNNNNNNNNNNNNNNNNNNNNNNNNNNNNNNNNNNNNNNNNNNNNNNNNNNNNNNNNNNNNNNNNNNNNNNNNNNNNNNNNNNNNNNNNNNNNNNNNNNNNNNNNNNNNNNNNNNNNNNNNNNNNNNNNNNNNNNNNNNNNNNNNNNNNNNNNNNNNNNNNNNNNNNNNNNNNNNNNNNNNNNNNNNNNNNNNNNNNNNNNNNNNNNNNNNNNNNNNNNNNNNNNNNNNNNNNNNNNNNNNNNNNNNNNNNNNNNNNNNNNNNNNNNNNNNNNNNNNNNNNNNNNNNNNNNNNNNNNNNNNNNNNNNNNNNNNNNNNNNNNNNNNNNNNNNNNNNNNNNNNNNNNNNNNNNNNNNNNNNNNNNNNNNNNNNNNNNNNNNNNNNNNNNNNNNNNNNNNNNNNNNNNNNNNNNNNNNNNNNNNNNNNNNNNNNNNNNNNNNNNNNNNNNNNNNNNNNNNNNNNNNNNNNNNNNNNNNNNNNNNNNNNNNNNNNNNNNNNNNNNNNNNNNNNNNNNNNNNNNNNNNNNNNNNNNNNNNNNNNNNNNNNNNNNNNNNNNNNNNNNNNNNNNNNNNNNNNNNNNNNNNNNNNNNNNNNNNNNNNNNNNNNNNNNNNNNNNNNNNNNNNNNNNNNNNNNNNNNNNNNNNNNNNNNNNNNNNNNNNNNNNNNNNNNNNNNNNNNNNNNNNNNNNNNNNNNNNNNNNNNNNNNNNNNNNNNNNNNNNNNNNNNNNNNNNNNNNNNNNNNNNNNNNNNNNNNNNNNNNNNNNNNNNNNNNNNNNNNNNNNNNNNNNNNNNNNNNNNNNNNNNNNNNNNNNNNNNNNNNNNNNNNNNNNNNNNNNNNNNNNNNNNNNNNNNNNNNNNNNNNNNNNNNNNNNNNNNNNNNNNNNNNNNNNNNNNNNNNNNNNNNNNNNNNNNNNNNNNNNNNNNNNNNNNNNNNNNNNNNNNNNNNNNNNNNNNNNNNNNNNNNNNNNNNNNNNNNNNNNNNNNNNNNNNNNNNNNNNNNNNNNNNNNNNNNNNNNNNNNNNNNNNNNNNNNNNNNNNNNNNNNNNNNNNNNNNNNNNNNNNNNNNNNNNNNNNNNNNNNNNNNNNNNNNNNNNNNNNNNNNNNNNNNNNNNNNNNNcgccctcaacgccgccggccggcctcggtaCTGCCGCGCGCGCACGGGCCACCGGTCTCAGACAgagagcgagatcgtggagagagagaggggcgccgcgggccaccggaattttttctttttttttctttttttgttctttttaattttaactagttaattagtttaacaaaaacggtaaaataacttaaaacttgataattaacaaaaaaaccgtaaaatttgataattaacaaaaaaacgtatataaaacttgataattaacaacaaAAAAAAGTAAAACTTGATAATCAATATATACAACGACCCCGCGCGTCAATGTACAACGATCCCGCTTTAAAAAAATGTACACgatccctctccgtgacgccgtcgtctgccgccccgtctcgcgctctaccgcgacaccctctcccatcccttcctcgccccctccttttgccaccgccctttcgccaccgccaccgccaccgccccccttcttcacttaattaatttgtttttactatatgttttcaggactgacataatggcggacgatagagctgacccgattatggacaactatgatccggacggtgaagcacatatgttcggcatcataaacggcgatattctatatgtgccgaccggacaagaagaagatgatatctcttcttatctgaaccttgacggtgaagatgaagggcgccgtcagcaagatgatgccgaacaaacgtcgataaacgacgatattcaaatggaagtagcaaccacctccggcgccgaggtatatatatacattgagcctctggtgatacaaactaactgatttgaataaatatgtgtgtactaacgcgcgcgactctctttcttattttagccctcggccggatcgtcgaaacaatcgagtacgtcgtcaaagcgtggcgcaaccaagacgatgaaacaaggagaaacatgcaccatcgaggttgtcaacagtgcaaccggcaggccgctggagccccgcaagaacgccaccaagtttgtcaaccaatgcagagccgttgttagagacaacgtctcgatcaccgtccaggagtggaagaagccaaagaaggcacgaattgctggtttcacttttgtcgataagagaacaaaaaaagattgcttcaagaagcttatggaacatttcgttctacctccggaatacaacaaattcgatgaggagggtaacaagattgaggaaaacaaggagaggaggaggctagtcaaacagttcgctcttcataagatggccgacgcattccggaaattcaagcaaaatctagcccatgactttgtcaagcagaacaagactccggatttcaaaggacaatatgagaaactgaaacatgattggccagaatttgtgaagcaaaagaaatcggagcagttcattcaaatatcgaaaaaaataaggaaaatgcggctaagaaggagtacaatcatattatggggccaggagggtatcgcctttgggagcctaggtgggagaagatggagaacaagctgagggcgcgaggaatccgtccaggtacggagggatgggacccaagggccaaaagctggtggtacgggcatgggggaacgctgaacccggagacaggggagtgtgtttaccggggcaaaataattaaacccacccaagcccttattgacgcaatgagggatgctcaagaggggaagatcaagttcaacagagagaacgacacgctgacaaaagccctcgggaatcctgaacacagaggacgtgtacgaggcatggggcacattccgtggaaaatagggttcccccagaacgatgacccatACGGTTACaaaagccggaagagaaagatggatcgggaagcagatgttgtggcgcggttggcatcggaaatggatgtgatgaagaaaaccgtgagtgtactagtagccgaaagagatgcagctcgggcgcagcatgaagatcatccagcggatctcagaagccagcagcggagaagcagtgtggcttccacggaggccccaccggctggtgcagatgcaccgacgatcgaaattactgcaccggagcctctggtggtcgaaattactgcaccggagcctctggtggtcgaaattactgcaccggagcctcctcgctaccccgtggacgatataaaggagatgaaagaatgtcatctgtattatcctatcgggaacatgtccatgaaggtagccatcggcagtgctttaccatgtttacctggagcactccaccacaacaaccccattcaagatggctatgctcgtgtcacggtggaggacatagtccaagggtttgaggacctggagattgacattgctacacctgaaggggagaaaagacttggagatgccaagcgccatttcattctatggcaaaagaagtttatcaagtttccaggcgaggcgccaaggacaacaagtccacccccctatggtggtggcggttcacctacacctccgtcatgtcagccgacgccccccagtccacaacgtccggcgggtgatcagacgccgccccccagtcctcgtccggcgggtgatcagacgccgcccccccaatccacctccggcaaagaagcagaagcagtcctgaattattaacccggacccttatgtacctaagaccacaaaggtaccggagccatcactgaagcctctccccacaaggccttgggaacgtagtgccgaggaaactgccgcggccgcggctgctgatcatgagaaatggaaggcggactgcaagaagaaaagagagcccgagcccaagccagtattttatgatgagcaaaagaagtgggctaagtcatttttgagcacaccgtcccaagccgcgaagaatctgcctgacgactatgcacgtgaacttcgtaggcagacactcatgttgaaggagaagaaagagcgggcggagaaccaggagaataAAGCCTTgaaggaggccgagaaaacggaattagaaagtaaaaaaagcgggaaacgagttgcccagctcggggaacaaagtaaacaatcgattgccccgcttatagtgaaagccgccggtccggatgaccccgatatcatagcagctgcggcagcacatggattgactgtaacgagtgccagagaacaagcggccaacttaggtattactcatcgtgaactgttaggccttgatgaggcgccagtgaaggaggtagtaattacatatgtgaagaatgggcctctcgtcgagcctgcgcaggaagaggatctacctccacaaatgaaaggtctgctgaaatggtacaaggtttacataaaaaataaaaacgccaaagaatatatttatgcggaagttagatatgagcatcacttcaaacattattatgtacaaattcatctgagtgaattgttccagcttttcaatctgcgcgagctcgacaaatctatcatcagttgctacgttctgtaagtgatttatttctaccccatctcgttcatattgcctgcgctatatatatgtcctaactatattgttgtgtccgctattatacatgcagaatgaagattaaggaatgcagagtaaggaacatccatgatgttgggttcattgacccacacatcgttaatggatatgtgttggagcatcaccccgccgacatggaggcagacctgtggcagtttcttacaaagcaggaactcaaaagtgatattctatttccttaccattttgggtgagtgtttctgtcttgagcacattctcttttgtttactccatgcatggtatgtggccggctaatcgatgagttatgcatgacgtactgtgcatgtatcgtgtccgcaggttccactggattctgctagtaattaaagttgacacctcagaatgtctcatccacgactctctgaataaggatccaaagctttgggtcgacatgagaagaatgctgcagaagtaattattttcattcatttgcgctctatatcgatcggcctatttcgttcatttcctaatatcaagtaactaataactctcttgttcatttaattttctttgcctcgtagggtttggagacggttcgtagatacaaaggtcggtgaattcaaaaaagagctagaattcaaaaggtcaaaggctaagaatggtgaggatattcagccagtggggaccaatctatgtgcatactatgtctgtgagatgatccggagatacacctctgagcgggttccgagtgataccaatgctcagaggaataacctccggatgatgcttagtccagaagctcgcttccgaccacttcaagaggaactagctggatggttcaggagggaagtcctccatcctaaaggagaacaccattacgaggacgtagaactttatatgcattaaattatgtatggaaacttgttcaaaattgtatatcgtcatccgatgatattgaatatatattgtatattcctcttgaattctttttggttcgagtacattcatatgcatgtatgtagtaccgtagaatatgtgaaactccttcaaaattaaaataaagcacaaaagaaataaaacaatacaaattaaacagaaaacaggtttaggagggggggctaaaaccctaaacctgcggcggcctttagtcgcggttggccagaagaaccgcgactaaaggtcctccgccccgacggccgcctggcgcccacgtggacgggcctttagtcgcggttcttaagcaaccgcgactaaaggggggggcctttagtcgcgcctatttggtcgcggttgcgcaaccgcgactaatggcagttgcgaaccgcgaccaaaggccctttttccaccagtgaggGAAAGATGAGGAGATGCCGAGGCCTCACCACGGGGCTGTGGGGTCAAGGGCAGCGGGGGTTGAGGAGGAGGTCGGAGATGTCGTTCCGGCGGGGAGGCAGGCCGTTGTGGTGGTTTCGGCCAGCGGCGGGGCCCAGTGACGATGTCGGGCGGCGTCCGGGGCGTCGAGCGGCGACGGGGTCGGGAGCAGCTCTGGGCTCAGGGCGGTTCGGCGATGACGACGGCACACAGCGGGCGACGGCAAGCGGCGTCGGGCAGCACTGGTTGGCGGGGCGCGGCCTTCGGGGCGGTGCCAGGGGCAGCGGTCTCGGGCGCAGGGGGTTCGATCCTCATCCAGATGGGATCgggagaggggggaggagcgaCCGAGAAAGAGGGGATCGTGGGAGAGTGCGGGGTGTGGTGGTGGATCGGGTTCGGGGGAGTGGGGGGAGAGAATAAGGGAGTGGGGTGGGGCGCTGCCTATTGGGCCAGGGAGGGAGCTGGGCCGGTTCGGTGGGCCGTGGCCCAGGAGCGGCAGGGGGCCTCTCTcacttttctgtttttttatttgacctttttatttattttcattagaTTAGGGCATTAACCAATTTGCCAAAATTTTGGTTCACTGCCAAAATTAACAAATGAGAATTTGCCACGTGACGAACATTTTATTttaggtatttgaaaacttctCAGTTTGACTTGACTTTGAATTTGGACCGGAACCGAACCAACTCGAGTCAGTAATCATgacgacatggcatcattagcaggaaattactgtagcttaattacccgggcgtcacaacatGGACAGCCTCGACAACATGGCCGTCGAGGTCTCCCTGAAACTTCATTTGCTTCAacattactgtagcttaattactaTGCCATGAGGCTCGAGCTACTAGCTCATGGGCCATGGTTGCCAAACTAAAAACAAAGGACAAATTTTATATCTGTTCATATTTTGCAATGAGTCACAAGAAACACACAAGTGTTTGAGTTCTTGCACAATTTCAATTTGACAAAACCAACCAACTAGACAACTCTTAAACAAACTATATTTTCTCACACATACAAAAAGATACAGACTACATTATTCAGAGATTCAGATAAAAGCAGCTCAACTCTAATATTCATCTTAGAAATCATGCAACGCATGAACTTCATGCACTGCACCAAAATATGCATCGAAGCGTCAACAATTGCAGGATTCCTGAAAGGAGAGGTATTTTGGAGCTTCAACAATCATACAGTTCTTGAAGAGAGAGGTACTTTGGAGTTTCAACGGTCATGCACATGAAGCTAAACACAACAATTGTAAGATTGTACGAGAATGTCTTGAACGCATCAAGTAGACCATTTTTGTACTCAACTCACATTCCAAGCAAGGtggatttcttttattttttgctttgtaGTGAATATCTTTTATACACATAAGATCAGAAAAAGATTTCAAATGGCATTCTACTATTCATGTGAAAAGAAAAGTGATCGCAGAAGCTGTTGACCTTGAAGAAGCCAACCGACTGGCGGCGATTCGAAAACGGCCGTCGGCAgttccaaaaaagaaagaaaagaaaacggcCGTCGGCTCGCATAGCAGCCCACGACGGACAGGACAGGCACGAGAccgccacgtcaccgatccgcgccCCCTCGCTCCGCAGCCAGCCAGCGCCGAGCACGCGGATCGCGTGCTTCCTGCACGCAACTCCCAGCCGTCAGATCAGGACGCAATCGGAGACCCTTTTCCAAACGGTAACAAGAAACCGAATCGGTCCACGCTTCCGCCGCGCGCCCACCCCCACCTATAAATTCCCAACccacctccctcccctctcccCACTACCCAATTCGACTTCCGCCGCCCGCAGCAACCGAAGCCAAGTTTcgaagtcgccgccgaggaggaGCAGTCGACCAGACGCCATGGCCCGTACCAAGCAGACCGCCCGCAAGTCCACCGGCGGCAAGGCGCCCCGCAAGCAGCTCGCCACCAAGGTCCGTCCCCTCCCGTCTTCTGAATTCGATCTGTTCATCCTTGTTGTTTCGAGATTTGTTGGCTGACGTTTTGGATTTGAATCGTTGTGTGTTTGCAGGCGGCCAGGAAGTCGGCGCCGACCACCGGCGGAGTGAAGAAGCCCCACCGCTACAGGCCCGGGACCGTCGCCCTCCGGGAGATCCGCAAGTACCAGAAGAGCACGGAGCTGCTGATCCGCAAGCTGCCCTTCCAGCGCCTGGTGAGGGAGATCGCCCAGGACTTCAAGACCGACCTCCGCTTCCAGAGCCACGCCGTGCTGGCCCTCCAGGAGGCGGCCGAGGCGTACCTGGTGGGACTCTTCGAGGACACCAACCTGTGCGCCATCCACGCCAAGCGCGTCACcatcatgcccaaggacatccaGCTCGCCCGCCGCATCCGCGGGGAGAGGGCCTAGGCCAGGGAGGCCAATCCAGCCCCTGCCGCCGTCGTCGCTGCATTCGGCATTCTGGGGCGCATGCCAACGTGCGCCAGCATTTGTACTAGTAGTTGATTAGCCTCCCTTGTCGAGATATGCATCTTGTGGATCGTTGTAGAAAACCATGTTGGTTGGTTACCGTAGTTACAAAGGCTCTTGTCTGCTTAATTGGTTTTGGTTTTGGTTTGCGGTGATGCAAACCGATGCTTACTGTAATGAAATTGTTGGTTAATACAGCGTTTTGATTGACAATTATCGATCTACATGCAGTTGTGTGGTGTTGTGTAGTTGTCGCCTCCTGCTCTTAGAATCCGTTTGTGATTTTGTCAGTGGCGGATAGGATTCGGCACCTCCTTTGGTTATTTTGATTCGGCACCTCAGCAAATTTCACTGAAATAATATTTCTTCTTTATAATCACCGGGGCTGACTGAACTGAAGCTTGGCGCTCAATGATATTGGTTGTTGTTGCTTTTAACTTAAAAGAACTTTAGACCTATTAGCACACAACCAACAGGTCGCGGGCTTTCCCTTGATATCAATCTTTGCTTCACTTTAGGAGTAGAATTTGCTGCCATTTTCTTTTGACTTCCTCACCCCTGGCACATTTTGTAGGTCTAACCTGCCATGGTAACAAGCTATCTGTTTATCCGGATCAGCTAGATCAGCAATCCAATTGGGGGAGAGCCTAGGCTAGAGT from Triticum aestivum cultivar Chinese Spring unplaced genomic scaffold, IWGSC CS RefSeq v2.1 scaffold45988, whole genome shotgun sequence includes:
- the LOC123172808 gene encoding histone H3.3, with amino-acid sequence MARTKQTARKSTGGKAPRKQLATKAARKSAPTTGGVKKPHRYRPGTVALREIRKYQKSTELLIRKLPFQRLVREIAQDFKTDLRFQSHAVLALQEAAEAYLVGLFEDTNLCAIHAKRVTIMPKDIQLARRIRGERA